In one Bacteroidales bacterium genomic region, the following are encoded:
- the def gene encoding peptide deformylase, whose protein sequence is MKPRIIIPLIALTLFASCQGNRLTSIEKRLINTGPADSAMYVLSVFDAEDSLVLRKISNPVKQPDNKHLEILTQRMLITVTHPEVGGVGIAAPQVGINRRIILVQRFDKEDEPFEAYFNPVILSKSTETVTHDEGCLSIPGCRGPVERPDMIEIKYIHPEGNEVIETVQGFTARIFQHEIDHLDGILYTDLLKADSLLRKLE, encoded by the coding sequence ATGAAACCGAGAATAATAATACCACTAATTGCTTTGACTCTTTTTGCATCCTGTCAAGGCAACCGATTAACATCCATCGAGAAAAGGCTGATCAATACTGGCCCTGCCGATAGCGCCATGTATGTTCTGAGTGTTTTTGACGCTGAAGATTCTCTTGTGCTCAGAAAAATATCCAATCCTGTAAAACAGCCGGACAACAAGCATTTGGAGATCTTAACCCAGCGAATGTTAATCACTGTGACCCATCCTGAAGTAGGTGGTGTGGGTATTGCTGCCCCGCAGGTAGGAATCAACCGCAGGATCATCTTGGTTCAGCGCTTCGACAAAGAAGATGAACCTTTTGAAGCTTACTTCAATCCTGTTATCCTTTCCAAATCAACAGAAACTGTCACCCACGACGAAGGTTGTTTGTCTATCCCCGGATGCCGCGGCCCGGTGGAACGTCCGGATATGATTGAAATTAAATACATTCACCCGGAAGGGAATGAAGTTATTGAAACCGTTCAGGGATTCACCGCCCGTATTTTCCAGCACGAGATTGACCACCTGGATGGCATTTTGTATACTGATTTACTGAAAGCGGATTCGTTATTGCGGAAGCTGGAATAA
- a CDS encoding arginine decarboxylase — protein sequence MKNKYIDLIEQTFDFPTEEFKVVDDELYFNDIPMMDIIKQYGTPVKLTYLPRISKQIQKAKRMFNVAIAKADYEGEYHFCYCTKSSHFSFILEEALKNEAHIETSSAFDINILEQLHDEGKFAKDNFIICNGFKRPQYIENIINLVENDFVNTIPILDNLAEIDHYDQGMTKKCKLGIRIAAEEEPRFEFYTSRLGVRYNDIVPFYEAKIKNNPKFELKMLHFFINTGIRDNAYYWNELQKCVNVYCDLKKICPELDSLNIGGGFPIKNSLSFTFDYEYMAEEIVAQIKAACDRNGVAEPDIFTEFGSFTVGESGAVLYSIIDQKRQNDREIWNMIDSSFMTTLPDTWAAHQRFILLAVNNWDKEYERVFLGGLTCDSQDYYNSEAHANAIFLPKIANGDPQYIGLFHTGAYQESIGGYGGVQHCLIPAPKHIIIDIDEEGEYTTKLFGKEQSYKSMLKILGY from the coding sequence ATGAAAAACAAATATATTGATCTTATTGAACAAACATTTGATTTCCCAACTGAAGAATTCAAGGTTGTGGATGATGAGCTTTACTTCAACGATATCCCAATGATGGATATTATAAAGCAATACGGCACTCCCGTGAAGTTAACTTATCTTCCCAGGATCAGTAAGCAAATTCAAAAGGCAAAACGAATGTTCAACGTTGCTATTGCGAAAGCCGATTATGAGGGCGAATATCACTTTTGTTACTGCACAAAAAGTTCCCATTTCTCTTTTATACTCGAGGAAGCATTGAAAAATGAGGCGCATATTGAAACCTCCTCAGCGTTTGATATCAACATTCTTGAGCAATTGCATGATGAAGGCAAGTTTGCCAAGGATAATTTTATTATCTGTAACGGGTTCAAACGGCCGCAATACATTGAAAACATCATCAACCTTGTAGAAAATGATTTTGTGAACACCATACCGATTTTGGATAACCTTGCCGAAATTGATCACTACGACCAGGGGATGACCAAGAAATGCAAACTTGGTATCCGGATTGCAGCAGAAGAAGAACCTCGTTTTGAATTTTACACTTCCAGGCTTGGCGTCAGATATAATGACATAGTTCCTTTCTATGAAGCCAAAATAAAGAACAACCCGAAGTTTGAGCTTAAGATGCTTCATTTCTTCATCAACACGGGTATTCGCGACAATGCATATTATTGGAACGAGTTGCAGAAATGCGTAAATGTATATTGCGATCTCAAAAAAATCTGCCCCGAACTTGATTCCCTGAATATTGGCGGCGGTTTTCCTATAAAAAACTCCCTCTCCTTTACTTTTGATTATGAATATATGGCTGAGGAAATAGTAGCGCAGATCAAGGCTGCCTGCGATCGCAACGGGGTTGCTGAACCGGATATTTTTACTGAATTTGGTTCGTTTACAGTTGGTGAAAGCGGCGCCGTACTTTATTCCATCATTGACCAGAAACGCCAGAACGACCGGGAAATCTGGAACATGATTGACAGCTCTTTCATGACCACGCTACCCGACACATGGGCGGCTCACCAGCGCTTTATTCTACTTGCCGTGAATAACTGGGACAAGGAATATGAAAGGGTATTTCTTGGAGGTCTTACCTGCGACAGCCAGGACTATTACAATTCTGAAGCCCATGCCAATGCAATCTTTCTTCCAAAAATTGCCAATGGCGATCCGCAGTACATTGGATTGTTTCATACCGGCGCCTACCAGGAATCAATTGGAGGATACGGCGGGGTTCAGCATTGCCTTATCCCGGCACCCAAGCACATCATCATTGACATTGATGAGGAGGGAGAATACACCACAAAACTGTTTGGAAAGGAGCAGAGTTATAAGTCTATGCTCAAGATATTGGGTTATTGA
- the speB gene encoding agmatinase: MNFGDLPEKYSTLGSSKIVILPVPFDATSTWGKGADRGPEAIIEASNNMEIYDIETDSEVHLLGIHTAEPVAVTDDPDEMVQSVYKEVKKHLKKNKFVVTLGGEHSISIGAIKAHAEQFEDLTIVQIDAHADLRDEYMGSKNNHACVMARAKELAPVVQIGIRSMSVEESFGVEQGRIFYARDINDNETWKYDMLSILTNNVYITFDLDALDPSIMPSTGTPEPGGLLWYQAIEILRRISERSNIVGFDVTELAPNPNTKAPDFLASKLIYKLLTYKFIDQIPGQEK; encoded by the coding sequence ATGAACTTCGGCGATTTACCCGAGAAATATTCAACATTAGGATCATCAAAAATTGTGATCCTCCCAGTTCCGTTTGATGCCACCAGCACCTGGGGCAAAGGCGCCGATCGCGGCCCCGAAGCCATTATTGAAGCTTCGAACAACATGGAAATTTACGATATTGAAACCGATAGCGAAGTGCATTTGCTTGGCATTCATACTGCCGAACCGGTTGCTGTAACTGATGATCCCGACGAAATGGTTCAGTCAGTTTACAAAGAAGTGAAAAAGCATCTTAAGAAGAACAAATTTGTTGTCACACTTGGCGGTGAGCACTCAATAAGTATTGGCGCCATAAAGGCTCATGCCGAACAATTTGAAGATTTAACCATTGTACAGATTGACGCCCACGCCGACCTGCGCGATGAGTACATGGGTTCGAAAAACAATCATGCCTGTGTGATGGCGAGAGCAAAGGAACTTGCCCCGGTGGTTCAGATCGGTATCAGAAGTATGAGCGTTGAAGAAAGTTTTGGCGTTGAGCAGGGTCGGATTTTCTATGCCCGCGATATCAACGACAACGAAACCTGGAAATACGATATGCTAAGCATACTCACCAACAATGTTTACATTACTTTCGATCTTGACGCCCTTGATCCTTCCATTATGCCATCAACCGGCACCCCCGAACCAGGTGGATTGCTTTGGTATCAGGCAATTGAGATTTTACGCCGCATTAGCGAAAGGAGCAATATCGTAGGCTTTGATGTGACAGAACTTGCTCCGAACCCAAATACAAAAGCTCCTGATTTTCTCGCATCAAAACTGATTTATAAGCTGCTGACTTATAAATTTATTGACCAGATACCGGGCCAGGAAAAATAA
- a CDS encoding deoxyhypusine synthase, producing the protein MKKSDLLKDPVKHIDIKSFDASPMINAMREMSFTSRDTAAAADIFDLMINDKDCSIILTLAGSTSAGGCMQIYVDMIRNNMIDAIVATGASIVDMDFFEALGFRHYKGSSDLDDKVLRELYIDRIYDTLIDEEELQACDHTVYEIASQLEPRPYSSREFIHEMGRWLVNNPDKAVKKDSLVQVAYEHKVPIFCPAFSDSSAGFGLVKHQWDNPGKHLSIDSVADFLELTKIKMAAPTTGLFMIGGGVPKNFVQDTVICAEILGKDVPMHKYAVQITVADSRDGACSSSTLKEAASWGKVDTVYEQMVYAEATSVLPMIASYLYHKGDWRNRQKFEWANLYGK; encoded by the coding sequence ATGAAAAAATCAGATCTCCTCAAAGATCCAGTAAAACACATTGACATCAAGAGTTTCGATGCAAGCCCAATGATCAATGCAATGCGCGAAATGTCGTTCACATCGCGCGATACGGCCGCTGCTGCCGATATTTTTGATCTTATGATCAATGATAAGGATTGTTCAATAATCCTCACCCTGGCCGGCAGTACCAGTGCGGGCGGTTGCATGCAGATTTATGTTGACATGATCCGGAACAATATGATTGATGCAATTGTAGCTACCGGTGCAAGCATTGTTGATATGGACTTTTTCGAAGCCCTTGGGTTCAGGCATTATAAAGGCAGTTCCGACCTCGACGACAAGGTGCTTAGAGAACTATACATTGACCGGATTTATGACACGCTGATAGACGAGGAAGAACTTCAGGCTTGCGATCACACAGTATATGAAATTGCAAGCCAGCTTGAACCAAGGCCATACAGCTCACGCGAATTTATTCATGAAATGGGCCGGTGGCTCGTGAATAATCCGGATAAAGCTGTTAAGAAAGATTCATTGGTCCAGGTTGCTTACGAACACAAAGTGCCCATTTTCTGCCCGGCTTTCTCTGATAGCAGCGCGGGTTTTGGTTTGGTAAAACACCAATGGGACAACCCCGGGAAACACCTTTCAATAGATTCAGTAGCCGATTTCCTTGAACTCACCAAAATTAAAATGGCTGCTCCTACAACCGGTTTGTTTATGATTGGGGGTGGGGTTCCAAAAAACTTTGTTCAGGATACAGTTATTTGTGCCGAAATTCTTGGAAAAGATGTTCCCATGCATAAATATGCCGTTCAGATTACTGTTGCCGACTCCCGTGATGGCGCTTGCTCTAGTTCAACACTCAAAGAAGCAGCATCATGGGGAAAGGTTGATACCGTGTATGAACAAATGGTTTACGCCGAGGCTACCTCCGTGTTGCCTATGATTGCAAGCTACCTTTACCACAAAGGCGACTGGCGCAACCGTCAAAAGTTTGAGTGGGCAAATCTGTACGGGAAATAA
- a CDS encoding DUF2807 domain-containing protein, producing MKTQFNQLLALFTFSALLLSGCYKLEPWPSIKGEGPMVRDTYQMGYFDGVQVDVNAFVRISQGSETRVEILGQENILDILDVRTINNVLVISFDVNVWKYEKLQIDIEVPDLNLISSMGSADIHMITPLVTDNLSIDIFGSGTTIIPELSAEKLTSRIHGSGNIEVGGSVETEHVSINGSGNFYAFDLFAAEVRINIFGSGNGNIFVSNSLDASIHGSGSVFFKGNPQVSTTSIFGSGKVVKVN from the coding sequence ATGAAAACACAATTCAACCAGTTACTTGCCCTGTTTACCTTCAGCGCTCTGCTTTTATCCGGATGTTACAAACTTGAACCCTGGCCTTCAATTAAGGGCGAAGGTCCGATGGTTCGCGACACATATCAAATGGGATATTTTGATGGGGTGCAGGTAGATGTAAATGCGTTCGTAAGAATATCGCAAGGATCAGAAACCAGGGTTGAAATCCTTGGCCAGGAGAATATTCTTGATATTCTTGATGTGCGAACAATAAATAATGTTCTCGTCATTAGTTTCGATGTGAATGTCTGGAAGTATGAGAAGCTGCAGATTGACATTGAAGTTCCTGATCTGAACCTCATATCCTCTATGGGCAGCGCAGATATTCATATGATAACGCCATTGGTTACGGATAATCTGAGCATTGATATTTTTGGCTCAGGAACCACGATAATCCCTGAGTTATCGGCTGAAAAACTCACCTCACGCATTCATGGATCAGGAAATATTGAAGTAGGCGGATCGGTTGAAACCGAACATGTGAGCATAAACGGTTCAGGCAATTTTTACGCATTTGATCTTTTTGCCGCCGAAGTCAGGATTAATATCTTCGGTTCAGGAAATGGCAACATTTTTGTAAGCAACTCGCTCGATGCTTCAATTCATGGAAGTGGCAGCGTGTTCTTCAAGGGAAACCCACAAGTTAGCACGACCTCAATTTTTGGAAGTGGAAAAGTTGTAAAGGTTAACTAA
- a CDS encoding leucine-rich repeat domain-containing protein encodes MVFTKPFIIFNLALVSMMIFGSCNTTRRLEKALANPKGVTKLNLSYGSLNELPAEISTLTELEELILFKNQISSLPPEIGQLSKLRKLVVSSNNLKTIPPEISQLTNLEHLSLKFNEIDSLPPEIGSLANLDYLDLSYNRIEKLPPEIGMLKNLEFLYLGQNQLYEIPPEIGQLERLRHLYIGRNFLTFLPFEIGNLRNLNELDIAGSGPLLDVPESISNLRSLDIIYIDQTTVLPYSIHLLRNRTMIIIKF; translated from the coding sequence ATGGTTTTCACAAAGCCATTCATCATATTTAACCTGGCCTTGGTTTCCATGATGATATTCGGGTCATGTAACACTACCCGCAGGCTCGAAAAGGCATTGGCCAACCCGAAAGGAGTTACCAAACTCAATTTAAGTTATGGCAGTCTTAATGAGCTGCCGGCAGAAATTTCAACCTTAACTGAACTTGAAGAACTTATCCTTTTTAAAAATCAGATTAGCAGCCTGCCACCTGAAATTGGCCAGCTCAGCAAACTCCGGAAGTTGGTAGTCAGTAGCAACAACTTAAAGACAATACCGCCCGAAATAAGCCAACTAACAAACCTTGAACATTTATCTTTAAAATTCAATGAAATTGATAGCCTTCCACCCGAAATAGGCTCGTTGGCGAACCTGGATTATCTTGATCTGAGCTACAACCGGATTGAAAAACTTCCGCCAGAAATAGGCATGCTCAAAAACCTTGAATTTCTGTATCTCGGTCAGAACCAATTATACGAAATCCCACCCGAAATAGGACAGCTCGAGCGCCTGCGCCATTTATACATCGGCAGGAATTTTCTCACATTTCTGCCCTTTGAAATCGGGAATCTGCGTAACCTGAATGAACTTGACATCGCAGGAAGCGGTCCTTTACTTGATGTGCCTGAAAGCATCTCAAATCTTAGAAGCCTTGATATAATTTATATTGATCAAACAACTGTTTTGCCTTACAGTATCCATTTATTGCGCAACCGGACGATGATTATAATTAAATTCTGA
- the tilS gene encoding tRNA lysidine(34) synthetase TilS has translation MWEKFKLHLSQDLKIVKQSRILVAVSGGMDSVALLHLLNKAELAIGVAHVNFKLRGDESDRDEIFVKELTDQYKLPFYSVHFATGDFADKESISIQMAARQLRYEWFEKIAASNNYDFLATAHHLDDQIETFFINLLRGSGIGGLKGIPVRTGIFIRPLLPFHRSEIEAYVKSNRLDFREDSSNLKSDYLRNRIRHHLIPLLEDLQPSFRKVMASNLKHLSSAEAFYREAIGHLSSGIIRNEESGTIISIQNLLESSHPELLLHEILQEYGFTTGQTQQIFLATSAQPGKIFRSETHRLIKDRDNFILQSLNEIDDDKAGYTVECDTIEVVHPICLQFKTIERNIDFHPFADPDKAFLDFDTIKFPLMIRKWKQGDKFKPLGMSGHVKLSDFFIANKMSLSDKEKIWLLTDAGDQILWIIGYRIAGQNRIKQSTKTVFMIEWLH, from the coding sequence ATGTGGGAAAAATTTAAACTTCACCTAAGCCAGGATCTTAAGATTGTAAAGCAATCGCGGATTCTTGTTGCAGTGAGTGGTGGGATGGATTCGGTTGCGCTTTTGCATCTGCTCAACAAAGCGGAACTGGCGATAGGTGTTGCACATGTAAATTTTAAATTGCGAGGCGATGAATCAGACCGCGATGAAATCTTCGTAAAAGAACTTACGGATCAATACAAATTGCCATTTTATTCCGTGCATTTTGCAACCGGCGATTTTGCTGATAAAGAGAGTATTTCAATACAAATGGCAGCCAGGCAATTGCGCTACGAATGGTTCGAAAAGATTGCGGCCAGCAACAATTATGATTTTCTAGCCACCGCCCATCATCTCGACGATCAGATCGAAACATTTTTTATTAACCTATTGCGTGGTTCAGGGATTGGCGGATTAAAAGGTATCCCTGTCAGAACCGGCATTTTCATCCGGCCATTGCTGCCTTTTCATCGGAGTGAAATTGAAGCGTATGTGAAATCAAACCGGCTTGACTTCAGAGAAGATTCAAGCAACCTCAAGTCAGATTATCTGCGAAATCGCATCCGGCATCATTTGATTCCACTATTGGAAGATTTGCAGCCATCGTTTCGTAAAGTGATGGCCAGTAATCTGAAACATCTTTCAAGTGCAGAAGCATTCTACAGGGAAGCAATCGGGCATTTGAGTTCTGGCATAATCAGAAATGAGGAATCCGGGACAATTATCTCTATTCAGAATTTGCTTGAGAGCAGTCACCCTGAATTGCTGCTGCATGAAATTCTGCAGGAATATGGGTTCACCACCGGCCAAACGCAGCAAATTTTCCTTGCAACAAGCGCGCAGCCTGGTAAAATCTTCAGGTCAGAAACCCATCGCCTGATCAAGGACAGGGATAACTTCATATTGCAATCATTGAATGAAATTGACGACGATAAAGCGGGTTATACTGTTGAGTGTGATACTATAGAGGTAGTTCATCCCATTTGTTTGCAATTTAAGACCATCGAAAGGAATATTGATTTTCATCCTTTTGCTGATCCTGACAAGGCCTTCCTGGATTTTGATACAATCAAATTCCCATTAATGATTCGAAAATGGAAGCAGGGTGATAAGTTTAAACCCCTGGGCATGTCAGGTCATGTGAAACTGAGCGACTTTTTTATCGCAAATAAGATGTCATTAAGTGATAAAGAGAAGATATGGTTGCTTACAGATGCCGGCGATCAGATACTTTGGATCATAGGCTATCGCATTGCCGGGCAAAACAGGATCAAGCAATCAACAAAAACCGTATTTATGATTGAATGGTTACATTGA
- a CDS encoding thioredoxin family protein, translating into MLNRLLLISTFVAITLSSAAQILEPVKWSFSTNRTSLNEAEIIFTATIDDGWYLYSQHLPEGGPVPTSFTFEENASFTLVGKVIESNAKEKFDEIFKMDIKYFLGEPVFRQKIKPLTNEAFKVTGYVEFMSCDNNNCTPPTAVDFELTVPAFIADETTPANPDSGEESTETLKEETIEVAQPTAITIAEEMPLDQSTDKRGLWYIFFAGLLGGLLALLTPCVFPMIPMTVSYFIRNTSNKAKGRRDAVIYGISIVIIYVTLGLGVSLIFGSDGLNQLSTSPWFNLFFFVLLIVFAAAFFGAFELQLPSSWTNAIDNKAEKTGGFVGVFLMALVLVLVSFSCTGPIIGTLLVEAATSGSMLSPMIGMTGFSIALAIPFTLLAIFPSMMGSIPKSGGWLNSVKVVLAFLLLAFSLKFLTVADSVAQWNLMSRDVFLAIWIAIFTLMGFYLLGKIKFHHDSDLPYVSVPRIFLVIIVFSFVAYLIPGMWGAPLTSISSFAPPVTTQVFDVNRSSGGEQGSAVNQTSLLPEGYHTKEGAYGLVKFLEYDEGLEYARKVGKPIFLDFTGHGCVNCRKMEAAVWSDPQVLQRLRNEYVIISLYVDDRTRLSDEEQYTSDFGGRERRIRTIGNKWSDFQAKRYGVNSQPYYVLLDHQENQLAQPYSYNTNVGQFVDHLDKGIEAFRQAQ; encoded by the coding sequence ATGCTTAACCGACTGCTTTTAATCTCGACTTTCGTGGCCATAACTTTATCAAGCGCTGCCCAAATTCTTGAGCCGGTAAAATGGTCCTTCTCAACCAACAGAACCAGCCTGAACGAGGCAGAAATTATTTTTACTGCCACCATTGACGATGGCTGGTACCTATACTCACAGCATCTTCCTGAAGGCGGACCGGTTCCGACAAGCTTTACCTTTGAAGAAAACGCTTCTTTTACCCTCGTTGGAAAGGTGATTGAGTCTAATGCAAAGGAGAAGTTTGATGAGATCTTCAAAATGGACATTAAGTATTTTCTTGGTGAACCGGTTTTCAGGCAAAAAATCAAACCCCTCACAAACGAGGCTTTCAAGGTCACGGGCTATGTAGAATTTATGAGCTGCGATAACAATAATTGCACTCCTCCTACTGCCGTTGATTTTGAATTAACTGTACCAGCGTTTATTGCTGATGAAACTACTCCGGCCAATCCTGATAGTGGGGAAGAATCAACTGAAACTTTGAAGGAAGAAACTATAGAAGTAGCACAACCCACTGCAATAACGATCGCTGAAGAAATGCCATTAGATCAGTCAACTGATAAAAGAGGACTTTGGTATATTTTCTTTGCCGGTTTGCTGGGTGGTTTGCTTGCATTGTTAACCCCATGTGTCTTTCCTATGATCCCAATGACGGTCAGTTATTTTATCAGGAATACAAGCAATAAGGCCAAAGGTAGAAGAGATGCAGTTATTTACGGTATTTCCATCGTGATTATTTATGTGACCCTGGGTCTGGGCGTTTCATTGATTTTTGGATCCGATGGCCTGAACCAATTGTCAACCAGTCCCTGGTTCAACCTGTTTTTCTTTGTATTGCTTATCGTTTTTGCGGCAGCATTTTTTGGTGCATTTGAGTTACAATTGCCGTCGAGCTGGACGAACGCCATTGATAACAAGGCAGAAAAAACCGGTGGGTTCGTAGGTGTATTTCTGATGGCGCTGGTTCTTGTGTTGGTTTCCTTTTCATGTACCGGCCCAATCATTGGCACGCTGCTGGTTGAAGCAGCAACTTCAGGCAGCATGCTCTCTCCTATGATTGGCATGACAGGTTTTTCAATAGCCCTTGCAATTCCTTTTACACTCCTGGCTATTTTCCCCTCAATGATGGGTTCGATACCAAAATCAGGAGGCTGGCTTAATTCAGTAAAAGTGGTGCTGGCATTTTTGTTGCTTGCTTTCTCACTCAAATTCCTCACCGTTGCCGATTCAGTTGCACAGTGGAATTTAATGAGCCGCGATGTTTTCCTCGCGATCTGGATTGCTATTTTCACCTTGATGGGCTTTTATCTGCTCGGAAAGATCAAATTCCACCACGACAGCGATTTACCTTATGTTTCTGTGCCACGCATTTTTCTTGTCATCATCGTTTTCTCTTTTGTGGCTTATTTAATTCCGGGTATGTGGGGAGCGCCTCTAACAAGCATCAGTTCTTTTGCTCCTCCGGTTACCACACAGGTATTTGATGTCAACCGTTCATCGGGAGGCGAGCAGGGCAGCGCAGTAAATCAAACCAGCCTGCTTCCTGAAGGTTATCATACCAAAGAAGGCGCTTATGGGCTGGTTAAATTTCTTGAATACGACGAAGGCCTTGAATACGCCCGCAAAGTAGGCAAACCCATATTTCTCGACTTCACGGGTCATGGCTGCGTTAACTGCCGGAAAATGGAAGCAGCCGTGTGGAGCGATCCGCAAGTGCTGCAGAGGTTACGAAATGAATATGTGATCATTTCATTGTATGTTGACGATCGAACACGCTTATCGGATGAAGAACAATATACTTCCGATTTTGGAGGTAGGGAAAGGCGAATCAGAACGATTGGTAATAAATGGAGCGATTTTCAGGCAAAGCGCTATGGAGTAAATTCCCAACCGTATTATGTTTTGCTCGACCACCAGGAAAACCAGTTGGCTCAACCCTATAGTTACAATACAAATGTTGGGCAGTTTGTCGACCACCTGGACAAGGGAATTGAGGCTTTCAGGCAAGCACAATAG
- the dnaK gene encoding molecular chaperone DnaK, with amino-acid sequence MGKIIGIDLGTTNSCVAVMEGSEPVVIPNSEGRRTTPSIVAFTENGERKVGDPAKRQAITNAKKTVFSIKRIMGETFDRVQKEVKRVPYVIEKGDNNTSRVRIDDRLYTPQEISAMVLQKMKKTAEDYLGQTITEAVITVPAYFSDSQRQATKEAGEIAGLTVKRIINEPTAAALAYGLDKKNKDLKVAVFDLGGGTFDISILELGDGVFEVKSTNGDTHLGGDDFDQKIIDWLADEFQKDEGIDLRRDAMALQRLKEAAEKAKIELSSSTSTEINLPYIMPVDGIPKHLVRTLSRAKFDQLTESLVKATIEPCRKAMSDSGLKTSDIDEVILVGGSTRIPSIQKVVEEFFGKAPSKGVNPDEVVAIGAAIQGGVLTGEVKDVLLLDVTPLSLGIETLGGVMTKLIESNTTIPTKKSEVFSTASDNQPSVEIHVLQGERPMAKDNKSIGRFHLDGIPPAQRGIPQIEVTFDIDANGILNVGAKDKGTGKSHQIRIEATSGLSDDEVKRMKTEAEANAESDKKLKEEVDKLNSADALVFQTEKQLKEFGEKLPAEKKLPIEDALNKLKEAHKNRDIAGIDASMTELNAAWQAASEEMYKATQGQEQAQNQPGSDQGASEPKSGNDEVTDVDFEEVKN; translated from the coding sequence ATGGGAAAAATAATCGGAATTGACCTCGGAACTACAAACTCCTGCGTTGCCGTAATGGAAGGCAGCGAACCAGTTGTGATACCTAACAGCGAAGGCCGTCGCACTACACCCTCAATCGTCGCTTTTACCGAAAACGGAGAAAGAAAAGTCGGAGATCCTGCCAAACGTCAGGCCATCACCAATGCAAAAAAAACCGTTTTTTCAATCAAAAGGATCATGGGCGAAACATTTGACAGGGTTCAGAAAGAAGTAAAGCGCGTACCTTACGTTATTGAAAAAGGTGACAATAATACGTCCCGCGTCCGCATTGATGACAGGCTTTATACGCCCCAGGAAATTTCCGCAATGGTGTTGCAGAAGATGAAAAAGACCGCTGAAGATTATTTGGGTCAAACAATAACTGAAGCAGTTATTACCGTGCCTGCATATTTCAGTGATTCGCAACGCCAGGCTACAAAAGAAGCCGGTGAAATTGCAGGGCTTACTGTTAAACGAATCATTAACGAACCTACAGCCGCTGCCCTTGCTTACGGCCTCGATAAAAAAAATAAAGATTTGAAAGTTGCCGTTTTTGACCTTGGAGGCGGAACATTTGATATTTCGATCCTCGAATTGGGCGATGGCGTATTTGAAGTAAAATCAACTAACGGCGATACTCACCTGGGGGGTGATGATTTCGACCAGAAAATAATTGACTGGCTTGCTGATGAGTTTCAAAAAGACGAAGGCATTGACCTTCGCCGCGATGCAATGGCTTTGCAGAGACTTAAAGAAGCCGCCGAAAAAGCGAAGATAGAATTATCAAGCTCAACTTCAACCGAAATCAACCTGCCCTACATTATGCCGGTTGACGGAATTCCCAAGCACCTTGTGAGAACGCTTTCCAGAGCTAAATTTGATCAGCTTACTGAAAGTCTTGTAAAGGCTACCATTGAACCATGCCGAAAAGCCATGAGCGATTCAGGCCTGAAAACATCAGATATTGACGAAGTGATCCTTGTTGGTGGTTCAACCCGAATTCCTTCAATTCAAAAGGTTGTGGAAGAATTCTTCGGCAAAGCCCCTTCAAAAGGTGTGAACCCCGACGAAGTAGTTGCCATTGGCGCTGCCATACAGGGTGGCGTTCTTACCGGCGAAGTGAAAGATGTACTGTTGCTCGACGTAACACCTTTATCGTTAGGTATTGAAACACTTGGCGGTGTAATGACCAAACTCATAGAATCAAACACAACGATTCCTACAAAAAAATCGGAAGTGTTTTCCACAGCCTCTGATAACCAGCCATCTGTTGAGATCCATGTGCTGCAAGGCGAGCGTCCGATGGCAAAAGATAACAAAAGCATCGGCAGGTTCCATCTCGATGGCATTCCACCGGCACAACGCGGTATACCTCAAATTGAAGTTACTTTTGATATTGATGCCAATGGTATTCTGAATGTTGGAGCCAAAGATAAAGGCACCGGGAAATCGCACCAGATAAGAATTGAAGCCACCAGCGGTCTCAGCGATGATGAAGTAAAACGTATGAAAACAGAAGCTGAAGCCAATGCTGAGTCTGACAAGAAACTCAAGGAAGAAGTGGACAAATTAAACAGCGCTGATGCCCTTGTGTTCCAAACAGAAAAACAACTCAAGGAATTCGGCGAGAAGCTTCCGGCAGAGAAAAAGCTACCGATTGAAGATGCGCTAAATAAGCTTAAGGAAGCGCATAAAAATCGAGACATTGCCGGAATAGATGCTTCAATGACTGAACTTAATGCTGCATGGCAGGCCGCAAGTGAAGAAATGTACAAGGCCACACAAGGTCAGGAGCAAGCACAAAATCAACCTGGTTCTGATCAGGGAGCTTCCGAACCCAAAAGCGGAAATGACGAAGTAACCGATGTTGACTTCGAAGAAGTCAAAAACTAA